GAAGAGGAGGGGTTCTTTCAATATTGCTCTGACCTCTCACTGGTTGGTTGTCTTCTCTGACCCTCTTGAAGATCGAAGAGCACAGGATATGTGTCTGTGTGAGGAAGCGCCCGCTAAATAAACAAGGTAAGCCCTGATCAGTCAGAAGGCTCTGGACTGCCATCCTCCGTGTCCAGGAATCATCCTCTGAAATACTCTCCTTCTGCAGAATTGGCCAAGAAAGAAATTGATGTGATTTCCGTTCCCAGCAAGTGTCTCCTCTTGGTCCACGAACCCAAGTTAAAAGTGGACTTAACAAAGTATCTGGAGAACCAAGCCTTCTGCTTTGACTTTGCATTTGATGAGACAGTTTCAAATGAAGTTGTCTACAGGTTAGcctcttgcctctttttttccccttccccagccttcctCTTTTCCACACGGGACATTGTGGTACACTACTCACAGCCACACTGAACTCCGAGGCCCTTCCTGGCCTCATATTTTCTTTGGATCAGCCATCACAGAGCTGGCTCTGGCTCTGACTCTGACTCCGACTGCGACTCCCGGGCACCAGGAAGGCCCAGCTTGGGCTTTTCACATCCCATTTTGCATCTTTAGCACCCCATCCTTGAATCACTCATAAGTGAGGTATTACCCGTTGCACTCTGTGGAGGCTGGTCTGGGCCGGCTGTAGGGGTTCTTCCGGTGTCTTATGCAGCCATCATGTTACCCACTGAGCTTAGCAGACTCTGCAAACACTAGGACTGCTCTGTCTAATTAATACAGCACCTACTAGCCTCAtatggtttttagtttttgtttgtttagatttttatttttaagtaatctctacacccaaggtggggcttgacctcacaaccccgagatcaagagtcacatgttccattgactgagcccgccaggcactccatcatgtagctatttaaataaaaaataggggcgcctgggtggcacagcagttaagcgtctgccttcggctcggcgtgatcccggcgttatgggatcgagccccacatcaggcttctccgctatgagcctgcttcttcctctcccactccccctgcttgtgttccttctctcgctagctgtctctatctctgtcaaataaataaataaaatctttaaaaataaataataaaattaagacttctgggtttgtttttttttttggcttaaacccatgaccctgagatcaagagtctcctgctctaccaactgagccagccaagcgtcCCAGAATTCAATTCTTTAGTCAaattagccacattttaagtgtttaatagccacatgtggccgcCGCTATTGTAGAGACCATttctatcatcacagaaagtgctttttttttttttttttttttttaaNttttttttaagatttatgtatttattttaaggaaagagagaaagagcacacacgggcaaagggagagaatctttcaagctgactccatgctgagcacagagcccaacgtagggctcgatctcctgaccctgagatcatgatctgagctgaaaccaagagtcagatgcttaaccgactgagccacccaggcgctctatcacagaaagttctattatCAGGACTGATCCAGACCAGAGGATGACGAACTACAGCCCATGGACCAAATTTGGCTCACAATCCCTTTTTATAAAAAAGGGCTCTCAAACTAAGAATGAATGTTCTATGGTTTTAAAGGatcattttttggaaaaaatgtgacagcagggcgcctggctggctcagtcggtagagcacgcaactcgatctcagggttgtaagttcaccCCCCACCGGGTATAGAGGTTACCtaaggataaaatcttaaaaaaaagcaacagagacCTAATTGGCCcacaatgcctaaaatattttaagttcctGCTTTAGAGGGTTTCCTCTGATCTTTGTAGTGTTTCTTATGCTGGCGGTCAGCTACTAAGCTCACGGTTTCACCTTGGGTCTCCAGGGTCAGAGTGAGGGCTGGTGGCTCAGAGTGAAGGCCGCCAGCCTACTCTTGGCAGGTCAGTCCAGCCCTCCCCAGTTGGCTGGGAGAATTTCAGATTTATAAGTGGGACCACTTTGCAGGAGAGGCGTGTGAGTGCTTGGAAGGAGGAATTGAAGACCCCAGGAGTTCTGCAGTGGAAGAGCAACAGGAGAGATATATACTCTTTCCTATCCTTTCTCTTAGGTTCACAGCAAGGCCACTGGTCCAGACCATCTTTGAAGGGGGAAAAGCAACCTGTTTTGCATATGGCCAGACGGGAAGTGGCAAGACACATGTGAGTATTCAGGCCTGCCAGGGAGCAGACCTGCCCATGGTGTCACACTGGGTCCCTGAGAAGGAAGCAGGTAAGCTTCTTGCAGAAAGTGCTGTTGGTCCAGACGCCCCATCAGCAGATGCCTGGGCTGGTGCAGCATCTCAGCTTTGGTGCCATGGCCCGCTGAGGTGATGGAGCCAGTAGCGCTCTGGCCTAGGCCCACGGCCCTTTAACAGTCTTCCACCCCTTCCCTTTGCAGACCATGGGCGGAGACCTCTCTGGGAAAGCCCAGAATGCATCCAAAGGGATCTATGCCATGGCCTGTAAGTATGTGTTCTGCCGCACTGGGGGTGGGCACAGAAAGCTGGGTTGCTTACTTAATCTAGGCTCTCTCCCATAGCCCGAGACGTCTTCCTCCTGAAGAATCAGCCCCGCTACCGGAACCTGGGCCTGGAAGTCTATGTGACATTCTTCGAGATCTATAATGGGAAGGTAGCTAGCCGGCAAGGAGCCCCTATTTATACTGTTGGGGCCCCTGAACTTCGTAAATCCTGGAGGTTGGCTAGAAATTGTAGAAACCAAACAACCTGTGGGCCATCAAGCCTTTGATGGGCTGCTCTGCCCTGACACGTGTTGAAAGTTTCATCTGATGGTGAGATGGGGCCCAAGTTCAGCAAGTAGGGCAGGAACACTCCTCAGGGCTCCCTCTCACGTGGGAGTTTTGCCTTGTGTATGTCCTGTCCTCCCTTGACCCACCTCCTTCCTACTCTTCCCCTGATCGCATACGTTCATTCTCTGTTCATCTCTTTCACTGTCTCCTCCAGCCCTTATATTCTGTACTCTCTACCTCTATACTCGTGCTTTTGCGGAGTTGCCTTCCCCAGAGCAGGAGCTCAATGATAATACTAATAATAGCTAATGTGGATTACTGTTATGGGATCACGTGCTAAGCACATGTCTCAGCTCCTTCGATCACTATAATAACCTAGGAGGAAGTGGTACCGCCATCATTCTGCAGCTGAGGAATAAGCCTGGAGCCGTTAGGTGCCGACGGGGCCGGGCTCCCACAGCTGGCAAAGTGGCAGAGTCATAGCAAACTGAGGCAGCCCGACTCCGCTTTCAAGGGTACTGCCCTCCACCCAGCTTAGCTTCTCTCTGCCGTCCCTGCTGCCAGCACTTATCTGAGCAGGGACAGGCCCTGAAAGTTGGGGTGTCGGGTGGGCTGCCCGGCACCTGATGGCCTTGGCCTTGTTCCCCTGCCTGGCACAGCTGTTCGACCTGCTCAACAAGAAAGCCAAGCTGCGTGTGCTGGAGGACGGCAAGCAGCAGGTGCAGGTGGTGGGGCTGCAGGAGCGCCTGGTTAGCTGTGCCGACGATGTCATCAAGATGATCGACGTGGGCAGTGCCTGCAGGTCAGAgttctggggaggggaaggggcacccGAATGCCTGGTTCAGGTGACAGACCCTTGCTCTGAGCCCATTGCTGCTTCCACACGGTGCCGCTCTCTGCAGCTTGGTGACGGCTGTGAGGGCCCCTGCCGTAAGGACTCTCAACAGGGCAGATGACCCAGGGCCACAGGCTCTTCAGGAACGAGTCATAGTGTCTTAAATCTACcaaagcagactttttttttttaaggttttatttatttatttgacagcacaagcagggggagtgccagagggagagggagaagcaggctccccgatgtagggctcaatcctagaacccgggatcatgacctgagctaaaggcagacgcttagccactgagccactcaggtgcccccacaagGCAGACTTTATTTCTAGGCTCTTACCCCAAAGCATGCTTCCTGACTTCTCTAGGCTTTTcctcattcttctctccctctgtggtaGGAGACAGGAGCTCTGGGTCTGTTCTAGGCTGGCAGTGATGGGGTCATAGCTCCTCCATAGAATTAGGGAAGTGCTCTGCTACCAGGCATGGTGCAGTGGGGTGGTGGGTGGCTTATGGAGGTCCAGGGAGCGGGCTGCCCTCCTCAGGGCCCTCAAGCTTTGACAAGTGGTTCAtgacagcccctcctcctccccatgtcCCTGCAGCACAGGCCGCTCCTCCTCCCCCATGTGCTGTCAGGCCCTCAGGTCTGGCCAAGGCCCTAGCACAGCATCTAGTACTTTCACTGCCAGGAAAACTTGCTGGGTCTGGAGCTGGAGGGACAGCTGCTGCCCTTGGATGACAAAACACAAGTCCAGGACAAGACGCAGGACTGCTCAGAGTCCTGACCTGTGCGCCTTGTACCGGAGGACTTAGTGCTGCGGAGTGGGGTGGCTTGAACTCTGGGGACCCACAGCGGCTGGTAACCTCAGAGGCTCATAgcctttctttgttctcctttgACACAGGACCTCTGGGCAGACATTTGCCAACTCCAACTCTTCCCGCTCCCATGCCTGCTTCCAGATTCTTCTTCGAGCCAAAGGGAGAGTGCATGGCAAGTTCTCTTTGGTGGATCTGGCAGGGAATGAGAGAGGCGCCGACACTTCCAGTGCTGATCGGCAGACCCGCATGGAGGGTGCCGAAATCAACAAGAGCCTCCTGGCTCTGAAGGTAGCAGGGCCTACCCAGAGGCGGTTGGCCTGGAGGGCTtctggtggagggagggagggggtggctggctcaaaaggaaggaaagaacctCAGTGGCTCCTGCCGCCGCCCCACAGGAGTGCATCAGGGCCCTGGGGCAGAACAAGGCTCACACCCCGTTTCGAGAGAGCAAGCTGACACAGGTGCTGAGGGACTCCTTTATCGGGGAGAACTCAAGGACCTGCATGGTGAGTAGGGTCACTTTGGAGGTGGTGTAGGAAGACACTGAGTGCTGTCTCAGCAGGCTTGGTGCTCCTGGCCACCTGGGTTTCCAGGCTTGATCTGGACTGGGCATCCCCCgctgccttttatttattcacttatttattttacagatttatttatttatttgagagagcgtatgtgcatgagcagggagagggtcacggggagagggagagagagaatcctcgagCCGACTCCTTGCCAAGTgcgaagcccaacgtggggcccaatcccaggaccctgagatcatgacttgagcccaaatcaagagtcggactcttaactgactgcaccacccagccgcctccccccacccccgcccatggCCTTTTAGTACCAAGTTCCTCTGCCTAttcaagagagaaggaaaggatttgCTCCCTTGACTGTATGTCTGGGGAGCTCTTGGTTTGGGGATTGTCAGTGCTCCCTTACCTGGTGAAATGGGGCCCCAGAACTCAGAAGGAGGGCTATgggaaagcaggagaggaagctTCTCATCTCCTCTATGGCTTCCCTCAGGTTCGTTGCTCCCAGCTTCACAAATAGGAAAGGGCTATGGCCTTAAATGATTATTGTCCCCTTCCTTATCTTATCTGTAAGCCCTGCTAGCTAGAatctgccctccttcccctccaagGAATCTCCTCTTCCTGGCCTACTAGGGAAGGTGGGAATTTCTGACTAAGCTCTAAACCATCATGCCCGAGCCTGGGTCAATAGAAGGTTCTAGCAGGAGCCACCACTCCTTAAGATGTGACCTTGGTGAGCGGGTCAATAAAGTGATAAAGCAACAGGGGGGATAACCAGATATACCTTTAAAGGCAGGGAACCAATTTACAAGATGCCTTAATTTTCAGTGCCCATGGCGCAAATTGCCTGGCACGGGGTGGGTGCTTAATTAGCTCCCTGCTCCAGTATTGTATGGCTGTTAGCAGCTCAGACAGTTCCTGGCGGTCTCCAGCAGCAGGCAGTTTGGTGCCCTTGCCCTGTGATCCTCGACCCTTAACTGCCTGTTTCCCCCTTTTGCAGATTGCCATGATCTCTCCAGGCATAAGCTCCTGTGAATATACTTTAAACACACTAAGATATGCAGACAGGTACTGGTACCCATGgccagtgggagggggagagggtgtaggagggaggaaaggaagagggaggacaCTCTGGAGTCTCAGTGCCTACTGTATATTCTTCTGTGACTGTGAATCTGAGACTTGGGAGTTCAGACATGATGCTAGATGGTCTGTCCCGGTCCCCTTCAGGTCTTGGTTGGAAGCCAGCCTGGGTCCTCCAGGCCAAAGTcaaagctgcttctccctttgagcCTCATGGTCTGAGTGATGCTGCAGTCTTGTGAGTGCCAGGGAGGCTCCTGTGGGCTCTGAGACCTTCTTCTTCCCTCAGGGTCAAGGAGCTGAGCCCCCACAGTGGGTCCAGTGGGGAGCAGCCAACTCAAATGGAAACGGAAGAGATGGAAGCCAGCTCTCATGGGTCCCTGATCACAGGCAATGTAAGGTGTAAGGTGGGGCCAGGCAGAACGGAAATGTGGCCTCCTGAGATGGGAACTAGACCATACTGTTGTACCTCTCCTTTTGGCCCCTTCAGTTCTCCAAGGAAGAGGAGGAACTATCTTCCCAGATGTCCAGCTTTAATGAAGCCATGTCTCAGATCAGGGAGTTGGAGGAAAGAGCCATGGAGGAGCTCAAGGAGATTATACAGGTGAGGAGCTGGCTCTGGCTAGGGAGGGATTGGCTCTCCATCCCAGCAGAGGCCCTCAGCAGTGCTCAGCACCATTCTTTGAACGTGACCTGGGCTTTGCTCCCACAGGTCTTCAGATAGGGATGGCAAGAGGCAGGCCTCTATCTAGCATTCCTTCGTTCTCCACCTATTCATCTAGCTGTTCTAAAACAACTCATTAACATACCCCCTTCTCCAGCCTGGCCCTGTGTGCACAGCCTTTCCCCTCCATCCTCCTAGCCAGAGCTAGTGgctctcctctgtgctcctgaCTGAGGCTTTGGAGGGTGATTTATATGCAGAGACCTTGGCTCGTTTATTCAGCGAGTGTTTGGTGAGTACTTTCTATATGTCAACTGCTGTGCTGAAACCAAAGACCAACAACGGGAGGTATGGATAGTACGCCCTGAAATAAAACTGCATCAGTCCTGGCTCTTACAAGCTGATTTCCTTATGAAAGTCATTTATCATCACTAGGCCGGGCAAGGCAGGGGGGTTGCGTCTGAGGGTTAAGTGAGACGCTTTTCCAGCAGCGGCCAGCACGCAGGCAGCGTGGGGCAGGTGTGGTGCTGGTGCTGCCGTGACTCCTGCTGTgggagagcagcaggaggggcGGCCGGAGAGAGCTCTCTGCCAGTGGGCGCTCAGGGTGCGGCACAGAAAGGAGCTTGGGCCGCTTGGAACTGAGGAGGGGCCATGAAGAGTAAGCATTTAagcctgtcctccctccctggagTGCTCAGCGGTACAAACGTATGAAAGGCCGTGGTACTTTCGGGAGGAATGAGAGGTTCACTCTGGTCAAAGCAAAAGGAGCGAGCAGATGGTGGAGATGAAGGCTATGGCCACGTCAGCGGGGACCTGATGCTAGAGGACCTCTAGTTCACTCCCACAGCCTGGGCTTGGTCATGAGGACAGTGGATGCCTTTGAGGGGAGGAAAGTGGAGTGTGGTGGGATCAGATAACACGGTCTTATCAGAGCTTTAGGCGCAACATGGAGCCTGGTTTGGGAACATGGGAGAGCATGAGTAGAGGCACTGTGGAGTTAAGAGCGGTTAGGAGATTGTCAAGAGTTCAAGAGAGGTGTGGGTCCCTAGACGGAGTGTGGCCATGGCCACCATGGGATTGGAGTGAGGACATGAGACTCAGGTACCATTTAAGGGGCCAAATTGGTAGGATCCGGGGACAAGAAGGGTGAAAGAATAAAGGTGCTGCTCCCATTTCTGGTGTGGTATCAAGACAGATTGTGACATTCATTTGAcctggggagagggacaagttcGAGGCAGGAAAGTGGATGAATTCAAGCTGATTTCTGCGGGAGGAGGTCAGGAGGCGGAGTGTGGGCTGTGGCTGAAGGAACGGGCATCTCGCACACGTCGTCTGCGTTGCAGATGGTAGGGGCACAGGAAGGATTTGCTAAGTTGGTTTGGTCATTTTTGTACTGATGAGGTTCCCCCGTGTCACCACAGCAAGGGCCAGGTTGGCTTGAACTCTCTGAGATGACTGAGCAGCCAGACTACGACCTGGAGACCTTCGTGAACAAGGCAGAGTCTGCCCTGGTCCAGCAAGCCAAGCACTTCTCAGCGCTGCGAGGTGGGTGTGGCTGGAGGATGGGGCCTCTGCCTTGAGGGAAAGGGGCCTTTGAGACCCCCGCTGACCCGCAGTGCACCACCACCCCTTCCTTCCAGATGTCATCAAGGCCTTGCGCCTGGCCATGCAGCTGGAAGAGCAGGCCAGCAAACAAATAAGCAACAAGAAACGGCCCCAGTGACGACTGCAAATAAAAGATCGTTTGGTTTCACACCCAGCCTCTTCcactctccatccctccccagcAAACTTTGGGCACCTGGCGGGTCTGGCCAGGGTCTGAGCTGGGACAGGTTTTGGTAAATGCTAAGTatgggggcagctggggaggggtCAGAGTGACATGGGACActactttccttttcctcagtCATACCCCTCAACGGAGcaagaatgggaagaaagaggaTGGGAAGGGTGTTGCCCTTCTCTCTAGGAGGGGAAGACTCTGGTGTAGAGTTTTCCCTTTGGTGGCCTTCAGCCTGTGTGGACCGGCTACGGGTTGGGGGGCTCCGTGGGGTTATCCTggctctggggagagggaaggagcctTTAGTCCAGCTCTCTGCTGGCTCTGGCCTCCCTCCCATGCCCTTGGTTCAGGCAGTACAtcttgtactttaaaaaaagtctctggGATCTCCTCCTTCCTCGCTGGTTTTGAGGCCCAAGAGGATCCctgctgttttctgttttatgtgtttataCATTGTGTCTAACaataaagaaagagggaaaaatcaaTCTGTTGAGTGGTGTGTGGGAAGGGCCTGGGACAGGTCTGCACCTTCTCGGACTAAGGACACTTCTGCCGCTCTCCGTAGTGCTGATTCTGGACTCTCCCTAAGGAGGCCAGATCCACACCTGCGGTTTCAGTGACGCGGTAAAGCCTCAGCCCCTGCCGTGTTCAGTGCTTCCTAGGCCCCTGGTCCTCTCCTGGGCCAGGAGCTAGAAGCGGAAAGGAGATGGTGCTCTGTCGGTTACGGTCTGCTCAAGGTACTTTAAAGGATTCTGTGGCAACAGTGACAAGAAAGAAGGCATTTGGCTTGTTAGATGGGAAAGGATCTGATGAGCAATACCAGTTTGGTCTTGAAAAATTTGAAGTTTCTAGGTGGACTGAGAAACCAAGCATAGAGCATGGACAGTTTGGGAACTGGAGGATTCCAGATTCCTTGTCATGGAACATGAATTATCTAAATAGTAATATGCCACTAGAACATTTTTAGTGTAAGTGCCACACCACCAAATGTGTGTTCTAGAAAGGCCTCAGGAAGTGGGTGGGTAGCATGGGGCACATGGGCTACTGCAGAAACACTAAAGAGTTGGGTTGAACAGACCAGGTTCTGGCTCTCTCAGCCTCGATTACTTCATTTGTAAAACGGGCGCATTCTGTACCTCATTGTGAGTTGAGGGTGCCATTCCCTAACCCAACTGCACGGCCTGGCTTCAGAAATTCGGCTGAAGCAAGTTCACAGAGATGGCACTAGCTCTGAGGCCTTACAAGCTTCCGGATACCTAACTTTccccctcatctgtgaaatgaggccACAAAAACCCACCTCACACAACTGGAAAGATTACGTGAAGGCCTTACCGGACCTGACCCATCTTCTCACCTGGAATATGCGTCCCTAAGGGGACCAGCCAGTGGAATCGTTACAAGTCATCCCTTGCTCTGAACCCTTTAATAGCATCCCTTCACACAAAGGATAAATTCTGAGTACCCTACCGTGGCCTGGTCAGCTCCTTCCTCTGTTGGTCCAGTTGGAAAGCAGTTTGGGCAGGACAGTTTGGAGGTTAAAAGCCCAGCTTCTGAAGCCACACAGCCTGGTTCTGTGACTGCAGAACCTTTTGTGGGCTTCACATCTGTGTGCTGCGACATGGGGATAATACTGGTATAGAGGTGTTAGGAAAATTGAGTTGATACACAGTAGTAAGTACAATGTCACACTTTTAACAAATGCTATATAAGTGCCGGTTAGCTATTTTAAGCACATAAGGACAAAGATTTTGTTTAGTACTGTATCCACAATGTCTAGAACATATGGTGAgcatacaatatatatttttgagtgaACGAACTAATTCCTACCACTCACTGTTCTCCAACTACACTGACCTTTATTTCTTGAATATGCCagacctttttcttttaataacagctttattgagatataattcacatactataaaattcacccttttaaaattcacatatacgggggcacctgggtggctcagtcagttaagagtctgtcatgatctcagggtcctgggatcgagtcctgctccGGGtttcctgcttagcggggagtctgcttctccctctccctctgcttctccccttgctcatgctctctctctctcactctcaaataaaattcacatactataaatTCATTGGTTTTGGTACACTCATTTAGTTGGGCAACCATCATcactaattccaaaacattttcacccaaaaagaaacccaacaCCTGTTAGCAGTCACCCCCTAATCAACACTTCCCCCAGCCTcaggcaaccactaacctactttctcTATGGACttgctattctggacatttcatataaatggaatcatacaatatgtggtcttactatccggcttctttcacttagtgtttttttttattttttttttttttaagtaggctcggcacccagcatggagtccaatggagggcttgaactcacaaccctgagatcaagacctgagccgaaaccaagagttggacgctcaaccgaatgagccacccaggtaccccaaaaatGGATGAATCTAAAAAACACActaagtgaggggcacctgggtggctcagtcagttgagcatccaactcttgatttcagctctggtcatgatctcagagttgtgcgatcgaaccccatgttgggctccacgctcagttgggagtctgcctgggattctcttccttcccctctccccctgcccctcccctgctcatgttcatgcaccctctctcaaatctttaaaaaaaaaaaaaaaaaagtcatccattttggggtgcctggctggctcagtcagtagagcatgtgactcttgatctcagggtcctgacttTGAaccccatgtttggtgtagagattacttggaaaaattaaatactaagatttatccatgttgatcgagtacttcattcctttttatggccaaatactCCATTCaatgatataccacattttttgtatccattagttgatggacatttgggttgcttccactttttgtcGCCagaaataatgctgctctgaacatttgtgtacaagtttctgtCCGGGcctgtgttttcaattttcttgggtatattcaagtcctttgcccatttttaagttgggttgtCCCTCATTGTTGacttgtaagagttctttattctggACACTACACCTGTATCAAATATGTGATATGCAAATATTTGCCctcattctgtgggttatctttttactttcttgctAATATCCTTGAAAGCacaaaagttttccat
This window of the Ailuropoda melanoleuca isolate Jingjing chromosome 2, ASM200744v2, whole genome shotgun sequence genome carries:
- the KIF2C gene encoding kinesin-like protein KIF2C isoform X1 — translated: MDSSLQARLFPGLTIKIQRSNGIIHSASVRTVNLEKSCVSVEWTEGDATKGKEIDFDDVAAINPELLQLLPLHPKDNLPLQENVTVQKQKRRSVNSKIPAPKEGLRGRSTRMSTVSEVRITTQENDMEVELPASTNSRKQFSAPTGPPRSSCPAVAEIPLTMVSEEVEEQVHSIRGSSSANPVNSVRRKSCIVKEMEKMKNKREEKRAQNSEMRIKRAQEYDNSFPNWEFARMIKEFRTTLECHPLTVTDPIEEHRICVCVRKRPLNKQELAKKEIDVISVPSKCLLLVHEPKLKVDLTKYLENQAFCFDFAFDETVSNEVVYRFTARPLVQTIFEGGKATCFAYGQTGSGKTHTMGGDLSGKAQNASKGIYAMASRDVFLLKNQPRYRNLGLEVYVTFFEIYNGKLFDLLNKKAKLRVLEDGKQQVQVVGLQERLVSCADDVIKMIDVGSACRTSGQTFANSNSSRSHACFQILLRAKGRVHGKFSLVDLAGNERGADTSSADRQTRMEGAEINKSLLALKECIRALGQNKAHTPFRESKLTQVLRDSFIGENSRTCMIAMISPGISSCEYTLNTLRYADRVKELSPHSGSSGEQPTQMETEEMEASSHGSLITGNFSKEEEELSSQMSSFNEAMSQIRELEERAMEELKEIIQQGPGWLELSEMTEQPDYDLETFVNKAESALVQQAKHFSALRDVIKALRLAMQLEEQASKQISNKKRPQ
- the KIF2C gene encoding kinesin-like protein KIF2C isoform X2 yields the protein MDSSLQARLFPGLTIKIQRSNGIIHSASVRTVNLEKSCVSVEWTEGDATKGKEIDFDDVAAINPELLQLLPLHPKDNLPLQENVTVQKQKRRSVNSKIPAPKEGLRGRSTRMSTVSEVRITTQENDMEVELPASTNSRKQFSAPIRRKSCIVKEMEKMKNKREEKRAQNSEMRIKRAQEYDNSFPNWEFARMIKEFRTTLECHPLTVTDPIEEHRICVCVRKRPLNKQELAKKEIDVISVPSKCLLLVHEPKLKVDLTKYLENQAFCFDFAFDETVSNEVVYRFTARPLVQTIFEGGKATCFAYGQTGSGKTHTMGGDLSGKAQNASKGIYAMASRDVFLLKNQPRYRNLGLEVYVTFFEIYNGKLFDLLNKKAKLRVLEDGKQQVQVVGLQERLVSCADDVIKMIDVGSACRTSGQTFANSNSSRSHACFQILLRAKGRVHGKFSLVDLAGNERGADTSSADRQTRMEGAEINKSLLALKECIRALGQNKAHTPFRESKLTQVLRDSFIGENSRTCMIAMISPGISSCEYTLNTLRYADRVKELSPHSGSSGEQPTQMETEEMEASSHGSLITGNFSKEEEELSSQMSSFNEAMSQIRELEERAMEELKEIIQQGPGWLELSEMTEQPDYDLETFVNKAESALVQQAKHFSALRDVIKALRLAMQLEEQASKQISNKKRPQ